One stretch of Zhihengliuella flava DNA includes these proteins:
- the argH gene encoding argininosuccinate lyase has protein sequence MTEQTGSKAAGTNEGSLWGGRFAGGPADALAALSKSTDFDWRLAKYDIAGSRAHARVLHRVELLSDEELEGMIAALDQLEADVVSGAYVPAESDEDVHGSLERGLIERAGPALGGKLRAGRSRNDQIATMGRMFIRDHSRLIADGLLDVIDAFIAQAEAHPYAPMPGRTHLQHAQPVLLSHHLLAHAWAMLRDVQRLTDLDRRAAVSPYGSGALAGSSLGLDPNAVADDLGFDSAVWNSIDGTAARDIFAEFTWVASMIGVDLSRISEEVIFWATKEASFVTLHDSYSTGSSIMPQKKNPDVAELARGKSGRIIGDHAGLLATLKGLPLAYNRDLQEDKEPVFDAADSLELLLPAVSGMVATLTFHTERMAELAPQGFALATDIAEWLVRQGVPFREAHELSGEAVQVAESRGVELWDLTDEEYAAISPALTPEVRSVLTTEGSLNSRSSQGGTGPTAVAAQLEELKRQVAPLREFAAETLAGSSR, from the coding sequence ATGACCGAGCAGACCGGTAGCAAGGCAGCAGGCACCAACGAGGGCTCACTGTGGGGAGGCCGCTTCGCTGGCGGTCCGGCGGACGCCCTCGCGGCGCTGTCCAAATCCACGGACTTTGACTGGCGCCTGGCGAAGTACGACATCGCCGGCTCGCGTGCCCACGCCCGCGTCCTGCACCGCGTGGAGCTCCTCTCGGACGAGGAGCTCGAGGGAATGATCGCCGCGCTGGACCAGCTCGAGGCCGACGTCGTCTCGGGCGCCTACGTCCCGGCCGAGAGTGACGAGGACGTGCACGGTTCGCTCGAGCGCGGCCTGATCGAACGGGCCGGTCCCGCCCTCGGCGGCAAACTGCGCGCCGGCCGCTCCCGCAACGACCAGATCGCGACGATGGGCCGCATGTTCATCCGCGACCACTCGCGCCTCATCGCTGACGGCCTGCTGGATGTGATCGACGCGTTCATCGCTCAGGCCGAGGCGCACCCGTACGCCCCGATGCCCGGCCGCACGCACCTGCAGCACGCCCAGCCGGTGCTGCTGTCCCACCATCTGCTGGCCCACGCGTGGGCCATGCTGCGGGACGTGCAGCGCCTGACGGACCTGGACCGCCGCGCCGCCGTATCCCCGTACGGCTCCGGCGCGCTGGCCGGCTCCTCCTTGGGTCTGGACCCGAACGCCGTCGCAGATGACCTCGGCTTCGACTCGGCCGTGTGGAACTCGATCGACGGCACCGCAGCGCGCGACATCTTTGCGGAGTTCACGTGGGTCGCCTCGATGATCGGCGTCGACCTCTCCCGGATCTCCGAGGAGGTCATCTTCTGGGCCACCAAGGAAGCGTCCTTCGTGACGCTGCACGACTCCTACTCGACCGGGTCGTCCATCATGCCGCAGAAGAAGAACCCCGATGTCGCCGAGCTTGCCCGCGGCAAGTCCGGCCGCATCATCGGCGACCACGCCGGCCTGCTCGCCACGCTCAAGGGCCTGCCGCTCGCCTATAACCGGGACCTGCAGGAGGATAAGGAGCCGGTGTTCGATGCCGCCGACTCGCTCGAGCTGCTGCTACCGGCGGTCTCTGGCATGGTGGCCACCTTGACGTTCCATACCGAGCGCATGGCCGAGCTTGCCCCGCAGGGCTTCGCGCTCGCCACGGATATCGCCGAGTGGCTGGTCCGGCAGGGCGTGCCGTTCCGTGAGGCCCACGAGCTCTCTGGTGAGGCCGTCCAGGTGGCCGAGTCCCGCGGCGTCGAGCTGTGGGACCTCACGGATGAGGAATACGCGGCGATTTCTCCGGCGCTCACGCCAGAGGTCCGCTCGGTTCTGACGACCGAAGGCTCGCTGAACTCTCGCAGCTCGCAGGGCGGCACGGGGCCGACCGCCGTCGCCGCTCAGCTCGAGGAGTTGAAGCGCCAGGTCGCACCCCTGCGTGAGTTCGCGGCTGAAACGCTCGCCGGCTCGAGCCGCTAA
- a CDS encoding arginine repressor: MSSSVQPSTKIARQERIKAILGVEAVRSQAELAQLLAAEGLQVTQATLSRDLVELGAIRVRGVDGGLVYAVRAEGGDRSPQIGVKQEVLDARLAKLCAELLVTAEVSGNIVVLRTPPGAANFLASAIDHSVLPEVLGTLAGDDTIMLVTRDPAGGEDVAAKFLALADTH; the protein is encoded by the coding sequence ATGAGTTCCTCCGTCCAGCCCTCCACGAAAATCGCCCGCCAGGAGCGCATCAAGGCGATCCTCGGCGTTGAGGCCGTGCGCTCGCAGGCCGAGCTGGCTCAGCTGCTCGCGGCCGAGGGGCTGCAGGTCACCCAGGCCACGCTGTCCCGGGATCTCGTGGAGTTGGGTGCCATCCGGGTGCGCGGGGTCGACGGGGGACTGGTGTATGCGGTGCGCGCCGAGGGCGGTGACCGCAGCCCGCAGATCGGCGTCAAGCAGGAGGTCCTCGACGCGCGCCTGGCGAAGCTCTGCGCTGAGCTGTTGGTCACCGCTGAGGTCAGCGGGAACATCGTGGTGCTGCGCACCCCGCCCGGCGCGGCGAACTTCCTCGCCTCGGCGATCGATCACTCCGTGCTGCCGGAGGTCCTCGGCACGCTCGCCGGCGATGACACGATCATGCTCGTCACGCGCGATCCCGCGGGAGGCGAGGACGTCGCCGCGAAATTCCTCGCCCTAGCCGATACCCACTAG
- the argF gene encoding ornithine carbamoyltransferase, translating into MKTVRHFLADTDITQAEQAEILDLALAMKADRFAAQPLAGPRTAAVIFDKTSTRTRVSFAAGIAELGGNPLIINPGESQIGHKESYADSARVFSRMVSAIVWRTYAQSGLEEMAKYSTVPVINALSDDYHPCQLLADLLTVREHKGQLAGLTMTYLGDAANNMAASYLLAGVTAGMHVRLAGPEGYLPADDVVAAGRARAAETGGSVTVTTDAAAAVDGADVVATDTWISMGQEDEKEERLKLFGDYALTKDLLGQAAPEAIVLHCLPAYRGFEIAADVIDGPQSVVWDEAENRLHAQKALMAWLLAASGQATRVEAGLER; encoded by the coding sequence ATGAAAACCGTGAGGCACTTCCTCGCCGATACCGACATCACGCAGGCTGAGCAGGCAGAGATCCTGGACTTGGCCCTGGCCATGAAGGCGGACCGCTTCGCCGCCCAGCCGCTCGCCGGGCCGCGCACCGCCGCGGTGATCTTCGATAAGACGTCCACCCGCACGCGCGTGTCCTTCGCCGCCGGCATCGCCGAGCTCGGCGGCAACCCCCTGATCATCAACCCGGGGGAGTCGCAGATCGGCCACAAGGAGTCCTACGCGGATTCGGCGCGCGTCTTCTCCCGCATGGTCTCGGCGATCGTGTGGCGCACGTACGCCCAGTCCGGCCTGGAGGAAATGGCCAAGTACTCCACAGTCCCGGTGATCAACGCGCTCTCCGACGACTACCACCCGTGCCAGCTGCTCGCCGACCTGCTCACCGTACGCGAGCACAAGGGCCAACTCGCCGGCCTGACCATGACCTACCTCGGCGACGCGGCCAACAACATGGCCGCCTCCTACCTCCTCGCCGGCGTGACCGCTGGCATGCACGTCCGCCTCGCCGGGCCGGAGGGGTACCTGCCCGCGGACGACGTCGTTGCCGCCGGGCGTGCCCGCGCCGCCGAAACCGGTGGCTCGGTCACCGTCACCACCGACGCCGCTGCAGCGGTGGACGGGGCCGACGTCGTCGCCACCGACACGTGGATCTCGATGGGCCAGGAGGACGAGAAGGAGGAGCGCCTCAAGCTCTTCGGCGACTACGCGCTCACCAAAGACCTTCTGGGCCAGGCCGCTCCTGAGGCGATCGTCTTGCACTGCCTGCCGGCCTACCGCGGCTTCGAGATCGCTGCCGACGTGATCGACGGCCCGCAGTCCGTCGTCTGGGACGAGGCAGAAAACCGGCTCCACGCTCAAAAGGCGCTCATGGCATGGTTGCTGGCCGCATCCGGGCAGGCCACCCGGGTGGAAGCGGGGCTCGAGCGATGA
- a CDS encoding acetylornithine transaminase, which translates to MNEVTPDDSGNDGAALEALAGLSALTKSEGGTPVGRGAGNELLARYGQSLMGVFGTPQRVLVRGSGTKVWDADGKQYTDLLAGIAVNALGHAHPLLTSVVTSQLATLGHVSNFFTSPPQIALAERLLQLAEAPAGSKVFFANSGTEANEAAFKLARRHAGTDESPRTRIIALENAFHGRSMGALALTHKQAYREPFEPLPGGVEWVPAGDADALRAAVDDTVAAVFIEPVQGEAGVRGFDDGYLAAARQITREAGALLILDEVQTGIGRTGDWFASAPVQPDAMTLAKGLGGGLPIGALITFGEATSSLLSAGQHGTTFGGNPVATAAALATLHVIEEQGLLGHARSVGAAAADALGALEFVTEVRQYGLLIGFDLAEPVAPAVVQRALDAGYIINAPGPSTIRLAPPLIMTEDELRSFAAALGGIYASATQETA; encoded by the coding sequence ATGAACGAGGTAACACCCGATGACAGCGGGAACGACGGCGCCGCGCTGGAGGCGCTGGCCGGCCTGTCCGCGCTGACGAAGAGTGAGGGCGGCACTCCCGTCGGCCGTGGTGCCGGCAATGAGCTGCTGGCGCGTTACGGCCAGTCCCTCATGGGCGTCTTCGGCACCCCGCAGCGCGTCTTGGTCCGAGGCTCCGGCACCAAGGTCTGGGACGCCGACGGCAAGCAGTACACGGACCTGTTGGCGGGCATCGCGGTCAACGCGCTCGGCCACGCCCACCCGCTGCTGACGTCGGTGGTGACCAGCCAGCTCGCGACGCTCGGCCACGTGTCCAACTTCTTCACCTCCCCGCCGCAGATCGCGCTCGCGGAGCGCCTGCTGCAGCTCGCGGAGGCACCGGCCGGGTCCAAGGTGTTCTTCGCGAACTCCGGGACCGAAGCTAACGAGGCCGCGTTCAAGCTCGCCCGCCGCCACGCCGGCACGGACGAGAGCCCGCGCACCCGCATTATTGCGCTTGAAAACGCGTTCCACGGCCGCTCGATGGGCGCGCTCGCCCTGACCCACAAGCAGGCGTACCGCGAGCCGTTCGAGCCGCTGCCGGGCGGCGTCGAGTGGGTCCCCGCCGGGGACGCCGACGCGCTCCGGGCCGCCGTCGACGACACGGTAGCCGCCGTCTTCATCGAGCCCGTCCAGGGTGAGGCGGGCGTGCGCGGTTTTGATGACGGCTACCTTGCCGCCGCCCGCCAGATCACTCGCGAGGCCGGCGCCCTGCTGATTCTCGACGAGGTGCAGACGGGGATCGGCCGCACGGGCGACTGGTTTGCCTCGGCTCCGGTGCAGCCGGACGCCATGACCCTGGCGAAGGGCCTTGGTGGCGGCCTGCCGATCGGTGCACTCATCACGTTCGGGGAGGCGACGTCGTCGCTCTTGTCCGCGGGCCAGCATGGCACCACGTTCGGCGGCAACCCGGTGGCCACGGCCGCCGCGCTCGCCACGCTGCACGTCATCGAGGAGCAGGGACTGCTGGGCCACGCCCGCTCCGTTGGCGCCGCCGCGGCCGATGCACTGGGGGCACTCGAGTTCGTGACCGAAGTCCGTCAGTACGGCCTGCTCATCGGGTTCGACCTCGCCGAACCGGTCGCGCCCGCCGTCGTCCAGCGCGCCCTCGACGCCGGTTACATCATCAATGCCCCCGGCCCGTCGACGATCCGCCTCGCCCCGCCGCTCATCATGACCGAGGACGAGCTGCGCTCGTTCGCCGCCGCCCTCGGCGGTATCTACGCGTCCGCAACACAGGAGACAGCATGA
- the argB gene encoding acetylglutamate kinase: MEAPAPHQHQTAQRKAEALIEALPWIQRFAGTTMVIKYGGNAMINDDLRRAFAEDIVFLHHAGIHPVVVHGGGPQINSMLDKLGIESEFRGGLRVTTPEAMDVVRMVLTGQVQRELVGLINSHGRYAVGLSGEDGALLRAARTGTVVDGEPVDLGLVGEVTGVEPGQIEDLISAGRIPVISSIAPEFVDGDPTGAVLNVNADTAAASLAGALGASRFVVLTDVEGLYSNWPDQDSLVSSLTASELRSLLPRLESGMIPKMEACLAAVDAGVGRAAIVDGRQPHSMLLEVFTTAGIGTQVVPDADPEADA; the protein is encoded by the coding sequence ATGGAAGCTCCCGCACCCCACCAGCATCAGACCGCCCAGCGCAAGGCCGAAGCCCTCATCGAGGCCTTGCCGTGGATCCAGCGCTTCGCCGGCACCACCATGGTCATCAAGTACGGCGGCAACGCCATGATCAATGATGATCTGCGCCGCGCGTTCGCCGAGGACATCGTCTTCTTGCACCACGCGGGCATCCACCCGGTCGTCGTGCACGGAGGAGGCCCACAGATCAATTCCATGTTGGACAAACTGGGGATCGAGTCCGAATTCCGCGGCGGCCTCCGCGTGACGACGCCGGAGGCGATGGACGTGGTCCGCATGGTGCTCACCGGTCAGGTCCAGCGCGAACTCGTTGGCCTGATTAACTCGCACGGCCGGTACGCCGTCGGCCTCTCCGGCGAGGACGGCGCGCTGCTTCGCGCGGCCCGCACCGGCACGGTCGTCGACGGCGAGCCCGTGGACCTCGGCCTGGTCGGTGAGGTCACGGGCGTCGAGCCCGGCCAGATCGAGGACCTCATCTCGGCCGGGCGCATTCCGGTGATCTCCTCGATCGCCCCCGAGTTCGTCGATGGCGACCCGACCGGCGCCGTGCTCAACGTCAACGCAGACACCGCCGCCGCCTCGCTTGCCGGAGCGCTCGGCGCCTCCCGCTTCGTGGTCCTGACCGACGTCGAGGGGCTGTACTCGAATTGGCCGGACCAGGACTCGCTCGTCTCGTCGCTGACGGCCTCCGAGCTGCGCAGCCTGCTGCCGCGCCTCGAATCCGGCATGATCCCCAAGATGGAGGCCTGCCTCGCGGCGGTTGACGCCGGGGTGGGGCGCGCCGCCATCGTCGACGGACGCCAGCCGCACTCAATGCTTCTCGAAGTCTTCACCACCGCCGGAATCGGCACGCAGGTGGTTCCCGACGCCGATCCGGAGGCCGACGCATGA
- the argJ gene encoding bifunctional glutamate N-acetyltransferase/amino-acid acetyltransferase ArgJ, producing the protein MSHLPATSTADSGPFGVTAPAGFRAAGVAAGLKSTGARDVAVVVNDGPSKAAAAVFTSNRVAAAPVLWSRQVISDGRADAVVLNSGGANACTGPEGFGNTHRTAEHTAAALGVSATDTLVCSTGLIGVQLPMDQLIPGVDAAVAALGTGAENDGGSAAAAAIMTTDTVSKESGFAGTGYSIGGMAKGAGMLAPGLATMLVVVTTDADVDPDTLDAALRAACRISFDRADSDGCMSTNDTVILMASGASGVTPEPDEFAAGLTAVCTDLALQLIRDAEGAAHNITIRTLNAATEGEAETVSRAVARSNLFKTAIFGQDPNWGRILSAVGTTDAAFEPDEIDVSINGVMVCRGGGVGDDRDLVDLSGREVLVEIDLNAGADEATLWTNDLTHEYVHENSAYSS; encoded by the coding sequence GTGAGCCACCTACCCGCCACCTCCACCGCCGACTCCGGGCCGTTCGGTGTCACCGCGCCCGCTGGCTTCCGCGCCGCGGGCGTGGCGGCCGGACTGAAGTCCACCGGCGCCCGGGACGTCGCTGTCGTCGTCAATGACGGCCCGTCCAAGGCCGCCGCGGCCGTTTTCACCTCGAACCGGGTCGCCGCAGCCCCCGTGCTGTGGTCCCGGCAGGTCATCAGCGATGGCCGCGCCGACGCCGTCGTCCTCAATTCCGGTGGCGCCAACGCCTGCACCGGCCCGGAGGGCTTCGGCAACACCCACCGGACCGCCGAGCACACCGCGGCCGCTCTCGGCGTCAGCGCTACGGATACCCTGGTCTGCTCCACCGGCCTCATCGGCGTCCAGCTGCCTATGGATCAGCTGATTCCCGGGGTCGACGCGGCCGTGGCCGCGCTCGGCACGGGGGCGGAGAACGACGGCGGCAGTGCCGCTGCCGCGGCCATCATGACCACCGATACGGTCTCCAAGGAGTCCGGGTTCGCCGGGACTGGCTACAGCATCGGCGGCATGGCCAAGGGCGCTGGCATGCTGGCTCCGGGTTTGGCCACGATGCTCGTGGTCGTCACCACGGATGCCGACGTGGACCCGGACACGCTCGACGCCGCGCTGCGCGCGGCCTGCCGCATCAGCTTCGACCGTGCCGACTCGGATGGCTGCATGTCCACGAACGACACCGTGATCCTGATGGCTTCCGGCGCCTCGGGCGTCACGCCCGAGCCCGATGAGTTCGCCGCCGGTCTCACGGCCGTCTGCACGGACTTGGCCCTGCAATTGATCCGGGACGCCGAGGGTGCGGCGCACAACATCACCATTCGCACCCTGAACGCGGCCACCGAGGGCGAGGCGGAGACCGTCTCCCGGGCCGTCGCCCGGTCCAACCTTTTCAAGACCGCGATTTTTGGCCAAGACCCCAACTGGGGCCGCATCCTTTCGGCGGTCGGCACCACCGACGCGGCGTTCGAGCCGGACGAGATCGACGTGTCCATCAACGGGGTGATGGTGTGCCGCGGCGGCGGGGTTGGAGACGACCGTGACCTCGTCGACCTGTCGGGGCGCGAGGTGCTGGTGGAGATCGACTTGAACGCCGGAGCGGACGAGGCCACTCTCTGGACGAACGACCTCACGCACGAGTACGTGCACGAGAACTCGGCTTACAGCAGCTAA
- the argC gene encoding N-acetyl-gamma-glutamyl-phosphate reductase — protein sequence MTITAAVSGASGYAGGEVLRLLARHPEVQIGAITAHSNAGQKLGSLQPHLHALAERELVDTTAENLAGHDVVFLALPHGSSGAIAAQLSPDTLVIDAGADHRLESAAAWEEFYGSDHAGTWPYGLPELPGARAALAGARRVAVPGCYPTSAQLALVPGFAAGVLQTDDVVIVAASGTSGAGKSLKPHLLGSEVMGGMSPYGVGGVHRHTPEIEQGLSRVAGSEVRVSFTPTLAPMARGILTTATAKAAPGLSPAQIRAAWEEAYADEPFVHLLPAGQWPATKSVIGSNHAHLQVAVDERVGRVIVVAAIDNLTKGTAGGAVQSMNIALGIEEMTGLTAEGIAP from the coding sequence ATGACGATTACAGCGGCCGTTTCCGGGGCCAGTGGGTACGCGGGCGGCGAAGTCCTGCGTCTGCTGGCCCGCCACCCCGAGGTGCAGATTGGCGCCATCACCGCGCATTCCAACGCCGGGCAGAAGCTCGGCTCCCTGCAGCCACACCTGCACGCGCTCGCCGAACGCGAGCTCGTGGACACCACGGCCGAGAACCTGGCGGGGCACGACGTCGTCTTCCTTGCCCTGCCGCATGGCTCCAGCGGGGCGATTGCCGCGCAGCTGTCCCCCGACACCTTGGTGATCGACGCCGGCGCGGATCACCGGCTGGAGTCTGCCGCTGCGTGGGAGGAGTTTTACGGCAGCGATCACGCGGGCACGTGGCCCTACGGCCTGCCGGAGCTCCCTGGCGCCCGCGCCGCGCTCGCCGGCGCCCGCCGCGTCGCCGTCCCCGGGTGCTACCCGACCAGTGCCCAACTCGCCCTCGTGCCCGGCTTCGCCGCGGGTGTGCTGCAGACCGACGACGTCGTCATCGTCGCCGCCTCCGGCACCTCCGGAGCCGGCAAGTCCCTCAAGCCCCATCTCTTGGGCTCCGAAGTCATGGGCGGCATGAGCCCCTACGGCGTCGGTGGCGTGCACCGGCATACCCCGGAAATCGAGCAGGGCCTCTCTCGAGTCGCCGGCTCCGAGGTGCGCGTGTCCTTCACCCCGACCCTCGCCCCCATGGCCCGCGGCATCCTGACCACGGCCACCGCGAAGGCCGCACCCGGTCTCAGTCCGGCGCAGATTCGCGCCGCGTGGGAGGAGGCCTACGCGGATGAGCCGTTCGTCCACCTCTTGCCCGCGGGGCAGTGGCCAGCCACCAAGTCGGTCATCGGCTCCAACCATGCCCACCTGCAGGTCGCCGTGGACGAGCGAGTCGGCCGCGTGATCGTGGTCGCCGCGATCGACAACCTGACGAAGGGCACCGCCGGGGGCGCTGTCCAGTCCATGAACATTGCGCTCGGCATCGAGGAGATGACGGGCCTGACCGCCGAGGGGATCGCACCGTGA
- a CDS encoding quinone oxidoreductase family protein codes for MPSTAHYAVHAPTPGGPEVLTRTEIQAPTPGPGEIALAVAAVGVNFIETYQRSGVYPVDFPFTPGTEAAGTVSAVGEGVTRFAVGDRVATAEGIGTYATAVVLDAERAVPVPDSVPDDVAAAVALQGFTAHYLVNSSYRVHEGDIILTYAGAGGVGGLLTQLLKLRGATVITTASTEAKAELAREAGADYVVGYDDVAATVASVTGGRGVDAVYDGIGQDTFDGSLAALRTRGTLVLFGGASGQVPPVDLQRLNAAGSVFVTRPKLADHLLDAEERAWRAREIFGLVASGDLTVRIGATFPLAEAGRAHADLEARRTTGKLLLLP; via the coding sequence ATGCCATCCACCGCGCACTACGCCGTTCACGCCCCCACGCCCGGCGGGCCCGAGGTCCTGACGCGCACAGAGATTCAGGCCCCGACCCCGGGCCCCGGGGAAATCGCCCTCGCCGTTGCCGCCGTGGGCGTCAACTTCATCGAGACCTACCAGCGCAGCGGCGTCTACCCCGTCGACTTCCCGTTCACCCCGGGGACCGAGGCCGCCGGCACGGTCTCGGCGGTCGGCGAGGGCGTCACGCGCTTCGCGGTTGGCGACCGCGTCGCCACGGCCGAGGGCATCGGAACGTACGCCACCGCCGTCGTGCTGGACGCCGAACGGGCCGTCCCCGTCCCGGATTCCGTTCCGGACGACGTCGCCGCGGCCGTCGCTCTGCAAGGGTTCACCGCTCACTACCTCGTCAACTCCAGCTACCGGGTGCATGAGGGCGACATCATCCTGACCTACGCCGGGGCCGGCGGCGTCGGCGGGCTGCTCACCCAGCTCCTGAAACTGCGCGGTGCGACGGTCATCACCACCGCGTCCACCGAGGCGAAGGCCGAACTGGCCCGCGAGGCGGGCGCCGATTACGTGGTGGGGTACGACGACGTGGCCGCCACAGTTGCCTCGGTCACCGGCGGGCGCGGCGTAGACGCGGTCTACGACGGCATTGGCCAAGACACCTTTGACGGCTCGCTGGCCGCGCTGAGGACGCGCGGCACGCTGGTGCTCTTCGGCGGCGCGTCCGGACAAGTCCCGCCCGTGGACTTACAACGCTTGAATGCGGCGGGCTCCGTCTTCGTCACTCGCCCGAAGCTCGCGGACCACCTACTGGACGCCGAGGAACGGGCGTGGCGGGCCCGGGAAATCTTCGGTCTCGTCGCGTCCGGAGACCTGACGGTACGCATCGGGGCGACCTTCCCGCTGGCCGAGGCAGGGCGCGCCCACGCCGATCTGGAAGCGCGCCGGACCACTGGCAAGCTTCTGCTGCTGCCGTAG
- a CDS encoding 4'-phosphopantetheinyl transferase family protein → MTTPEATLIAVPLSLGAGLPEAWLSPAEAERAAAYDDGASRARFLAGRLGVRFALAAHLGAAAVADPGRIELAGRCPRCGPSAHGQPLVRWDSETLPLSLSYSRVDVPVASGAGGPTRVASGLTQGWLLVGVAPGDRVLGVDVCAPIDEWQGIFDDRQVALLRLLPDALRAREAARRWALIEARGKAVGHGMVPAPHHREVPPAAAEREDPVDWGPGRDGAGERFREWAGSLGALGTRIAAVGTEAEAHALPSLRAGVVLSPN, encoded by the coding sequence GTGACGACGCCCGAGGCCACCTTGATCGCCGTGCCCCTTTCACTCGGCGCGGGCTTGCCCGAGGCGTGGCTCTCGCCGGCAGAAGCCGAGCGGGCCGCCGCCTACGACGACGGCGCGTCCCGGGCGCGGTTTCTGGCGGGTCGCCTAGGAGTCCGGTTCGCTCTTGCCGCGCATCTGGGCGCCGCTGCGGTCGCTGATCCGGGCCGGATCGAGCTCGCCGGACGGTGCCCGCGGTGCGGCCCCAGCGCACATGGCCAGCCGCTGGTGCGGTGGGATTCGGAGACCCTGCCGTTGAGCCTGAGCTATTCCCGCGTGGATGTCCCCGTAGCGTCAGGCGCTGGCGGGCCGACGCGGGTCGCGTCGGGACTCACCCAGGGGTGGCTCCTGGTCGGCGTGGCACCTGGGGACCGTGTTTTGGGCGTCGACGTCTGTGCACCCATCGACGAGTGGCAGGGAATTTTCGACGATCGTCAGGTGGCGTTGCTGCGGCTGCTGCCGGACGCGCTGCGTGCGCGTGAGGCGGCCCGCCGGTGGGCCCTCATTGAGGCCCGTGGCAAAGCCGTGGGTCACGGGATGGTGCCGGCGCCGCATCATCGGGAGGTACCGCCCGCCGCTGCCGAGCGGGAAGATCCCGTGGATTGGGGTCCCGGGCGCGACGGGGCGGGGGAGCGTTTCCGCGAATGGGCGGGCAGCCTCGGCGCGTTGGGCACGCGCATCGCCGCGGTCGGCACCGAAGCTGAGGCTCACGCCCTTCCCTCCCTGCGCGCCGGTGTGGTACTGTCCCCGAACTAG
- a CDS encoding aminoacyl-tRNA deacylase, whose protein sequence is MTDVDTPAVAAARAAGLEVTTTRHGRVANIAEAAAARGVEPRDLIKTLVVRRGEDDYVLVLVPGDRTFSWPKLRAVLGTNRLSMPDAAEAQRVTGYERGTITPFGTLTPLPVIADAFIAGRTISLGAGAHGAGMSLAADDVVAHFGATLADISDRDGPAAGR, encoded by the coding sequence ATGACCGACGTGGACACACCAGCCGTCGCCGCGGCCCGCGCGGCCGGCCTCGAGGTGACGACGACGCGCCACGGACGCGTGGCGAACATCGCCGAGGCAGCGGCTGCCCGGGGCGTTGAACCGCGAGACCTCATCAAGACGCTCGTGGTGCGCCGCGGCGAGGACGACTACGTCCTCGTCTTGGTGCCGGGGGATCGCACGTTTTCTTGGCCCAAGCTGCGGGCTGTGCTGGGGACGAACCGCCTGTCGATGCCGGACGCGGCCGAGGCGCAGCGCGTGACGGGGTACGAACGCGGCACCATCACGCCCTTCGGCACGCTCACTCCGTTGCCCGTGATTGCGGACGCGTTCATCGCGGGGCGCACGATTTCCCTCGGGGCTGGCGCGCACGGTGCTGGCATGAGCCTGGCCGCGGACGACGTCGTCGCCCATTTTGGGGCCACCCTTGCCGACATTTCCGATCGGGACGGGCCTGCCGCCGGGCGGTAG